One Chloroflexota bacterium DNA window includes the following coding sequences:
- a CDS encoding LysM peptidoglycan-binding domain-containing protein, with amino-acid sequence MFRKFARPTPRLAVHVLVVGTVLILACGWVGGSTPTPTPAAVTAVASPASGTPSGPLTPPSPSPAPPSPSPSPSPSPAAGETYTVAEGDTLATIAERFYGDPSAWRRIYDANRSLIGENPDSVKIGMQLRIPPRP; translated from the coding sequence ATGTTCAGGAAGTTCGCCCGCCCAACTCCCCGGCTCGCCGTCCACGTCCTCGTCGTCGGGACGGTACTGATCCTGGCGTGCGGGTGGGTCGGCGGCAGCACGCCGACGCCGACACCTGCTGCTGTGACGGCTGTGGCATCACCCGCGTCCGGCACGCCGTCCGGACCGCTGACGCCGCCGTCTCCGTCACCAGCGCCGCCGTCGCCCAGCCCGTCCCCGAGCCCATCGCCGGCTGCTGGCGAGACGTACACCGTGGCCGAAGGCGACACCCTGGCCACCATCGCCGAGCGCTTCTACGGCGACCCGTCTGCCTGGCGTCGCATCTACGACGCGAATCGCTCCCTGATCGGCGAGAACCCTGACAGCGTCAAGATCGGCATGCAGCTTCGGATCCCGCCGCGCCCCTGA
- a CDS encoding DUF1015 domain-containing protein, with product MADVQPFRGLRFSAAAAPDIGQVLCPPYDVIDATDDARLRAQHPLNVVRVELTTASVSGGDDGRYQEAADTLHQWREQGALVREPEPAYYLHEATFVVPPLAGQPGRTATRRELIAAVRVQPWEDRAVLPHEHTYPRAKADRLRLLAATETNLSPILAFFQRNGQRDGQRDSQRAGQAVSQARGDDRPTGAASGPDAVDAAWAWTAGRTPDAEGTDAEGVGHRLWVLAEPALVDGLRAYFSGRPLFIADGHHRYETALNYLADRRQQAGGDLPADHPARFVMMHLIAEDDRGLVILPLHRLLRGVGQGAAESLLPALRASFDVGPQTATPIEAVLTALDEHGTNGQALALLDAGSSDAALLTRAADAPLPASIPADRDISWQSLDVVLLDSTIVRPLLAEHNLHAEDAIAYTRDAEDAVRQVRSGAADIAVLVNPTRVEQIAAVALAGERMPEKSTYFYPKAPTGLVFRRLA from the coding sequence ATGGCAGACGTTCAGCCGTTCAGGGGCTTGCGATTCTCGGCGGCAGCAGCGCCGGACATCGGCCAGGTGCTCTGCCCGCCGTACGATGTCATCGATGCCACTGATGATGCGCGGTTGCGAGCGCAGCACCCGCTGAACGTCGTGCGGGTCGAGTTGACGACAGCCTCGGTGAGCGGCGGCGACGACGGCCGCTACCAGGAGGCGGCGGACACGTTGCACCAGTGGCGCGAGCAGGGCGCACTGGTTCGGGAGCCGGAGCCGGCCTACTACCTCCACGAGGCCACGTTCGTCGTGCCGCCGCTGGCCGGGCAGCCCGGGCGGACGGCCACCCGCCGCGAGCTGATCGCTGCCGTCCGGGTCCAGCCGTGGGAAGACCGGGCGGTTCTCCCGCACGAGCACACCTACCCGCGCGCCAAGGCTGACCGTCTGCGGCTGCTGGCGGCCACCGAGACGAACCTCAGCCCGATCCTGGCGTTCTTTCAGCGCAACGGTCAACGCGACGGCCAGCGTGACAGTCAGCGCGCGGGGCAGGCCGTGTCGCAAGCGCGCGGTGATGACAGGCCGACCGGGGCGGCGTCTGGCCCGGACGCCGTCGATGCCGCCTGGGCCTGGACGGCTGGCCGCACACCCGACGCCGAGGGAACCGATGCCGAAGGTGTTGGGCACCGGCTGTGGGTGCTCGCCGAGCCGGCCCTGGTGGACGGTCTGCGCGCATACTTCAGCGGCCGTCCCCTGTTCATCGCGGACGGCCACCATCGCTACGAGACGGCCCTGAACTACCTGGCGGACCGTCGCCAACAGGCCGGCGGCGACCTCCCCGCCGATCACCCCGCCCGCTTCGTGATGATGCACCTCATCGCCGAGGACGATCGGGGGCTGGTGATCCTGCCGCTGCACCGGCTCCTGCGCGGAGTCGGTCAGGGCGCTGCTGAGTCGCTGCTGCCGGCGCTGCGCGCCTCGTTCGACGTCGGCCCGCAGACGGCGACGCCCATCGAGGCCGTCCTGACTGCGCTGGACGAGCACGGCACGAACGGCCAGGCGCTGGCCCTGCTCGACGCCGGATCTAGCGACGCCGCGCTGCTGACGCGAGCGGCAGACGCCCCGCTCCCGGCATCCATCCCGGCCGACCGCGACATCTCCTGGCAGTCGTTGGACGTGGTGCTGCTCGACTCGACCATCGTGCGGCCCCTGCTGGCAGAGCACAACCTCCACGCCGAGGACGCCATCGCCTACACCCGCGACGCCGAGGACGCCGTGCGGCAGGTGCGTAGCGGTGCGGCAGACATCGCGGTGCTGGTCAACCCGACCCGGGTGGAGCAGATCGCGGCGGTGGCGCTGGCCGGCGAGCGCATGCCGGAGAAGTCCACCTACTTCTACCCGAAGGCCCCGACGGGGCTGGTCTT